A single region of the Malaclemys terrapin pileata isolate rMalTer1 chromosome 4, rMalTer1.hap1, whole genome shotgun sequence genome encodes:
- the LOC128837374 gene encoding inner centromere protein-like isoform X3 has protein sequence MRFHSKVEAEFSLPSEKVAKIPAILLVEERVSLTEISVDNHSGADLYLKRNRPEIIDQALEIISLSIDDQAPKKPKITELQPMSAALALVIPDTPEAKGTGEDRDAANFRIANTSTPKAAVNGEPGAESDVSAQGPEKELFQDLKDSTGTSTGSKSSRPSARRSQRGKSHKHRRTSLAEKYSLASKRESMIRKSISRAISKKKAARESSSASSHVSCHSSLEVFVDEDATSNVRPELEPNAESDKAPKHLQKTFIIPNEGSPVAEQSAQTEPLNGAEQQAERHLKKSGTSQSSGSKEQPQNAKPLEQPSSIRRQSYKQAVDELCNGQQLEDCDLSPSYGKTTSPASKTLASPSPANKVVRPFKHFLQTVQKNQLLVTPGSTGHSSVMKNLIKRNTPTRPDSKEKERQRLESLRKKQEAEQQRKQKVEEEKRRRLEEMKLKREERLRKALQARERVEQMEEEKKKRMEQKFSQSEEKTEKVREEKVVEEKMKKKIAKKTEVETRKQKVLQMHRRSGLTLPSQEEDECKLQELLQKRREDEQQDKGRKIAELKKLAEQQQVEQAKERSHKQQEKGKALHLQMELAVVTEEEENQKKEEQSSEEQERQQPRENKTKPPESVAIVPSKWLNITVEKSPVSDSYQGPPLGSKEHRFPKVNPNNYGLDLNSDDSTDDESQPRKPIPVWATGAPLNQAVTYQYYNPPNIETLFGLIISPKLEDIFYKNKPRYFKRTSSAVWHSPPLPGTKSTLGLPYNLKKY, from the exons ATGAGATTCCACTCCAAGGTTGAAGCAGAGTTTTCTCTTCCATCGGAGAAAGTGGCTAAGATACCAGCTATCTTGTTAGTAGAAGAGCGGGTTTCCTTGACAGAAATCAGTGTTGACAACCACAGTGGTGCTGACTTGTATTTGAAGAGGAATAGGCCTGAAATaatagaccaggccttggagatCATCTCCCTGAGTATTGATGACCAAGCTCCCAAGAAGCCTAAGATTACTGAACTTCAACCTATGTCTGCAGCCTTGGCACTGGTGATCCCTGACACTCCTGAGGCAAAGGGGACAGGAGAAGACCGGGATGCTGCCAACTTTAGAATAGCAAATACATCCACGCCAAAAGCTGCTGTAAATGGGGAGCCCGGAGCTGAGAGTGATGTTTCTGCTCAGGGGCCAGAAAAGGAGCTTTTCCAGGACTTAAAGGACAGCACAGGGACCTCAACAGGGTCCAAATCGAGCCGTCCCTCTGCACGCAGAAGCCAGAGGGGTAAGTCCCATAAGCACCGCAGGACCTCGCTAGCAGAGAAGTATTCTCTGGCCAGCAAAAGAGAGAGCATGATCCGGAAATCTATCAGCAGGGCTATCTCTAAGAAGAAGGCAGCTCGGGAGTCCTCTTCAGCCTCCAGCCATGTGAGCT GCCACAGCTCCCTGGAGGTATTTGTGGATGAAGATGCAACCAGCAATGTCAG GCCTGAACTGGAACCAAATGCTGAATCTGACAAG GCTCCAAAACACCTGCAGAAAACCTTCATTATTCCAAATGAAGGCAGCCCTGTTGCAGAACAGTCAGCTCAGACTGAACCACTGAATGGGGCAGAGCAGCAGGCAG AGCGCCATTTGAAAAAAAGTGGCACTTCTCAGAGCAGTGGGAGCAAGGAGCAGCCCCAGAATGCCAAGCCACTAGAACAGCCCTCGAGTATCCG GAGACAGAGTTATAAGCAAGCAGTGGATGAGCTATGTAATGGGCAGCAGCTAGAAGACTGTGACCTCTCTCCTTCATATGGTAAGACCACTTCTCCTGCAAGCAAGACTCTAGCCTCGCCCAGCCCAGCCAACAAG GTCGTACGTCCATTCAAACACTTTTTACAGACGGTGCAGAAGAACCAGCTGCTCGTGACCCCAGGGTCCACAGGGCACAGTAGTGTCATGAAAAACCTTATCAAACGCAACACTCCTACCCGACCGGATTCCAAG gaAAAGGAGCGGCAGCGGCTGGAGAGCCTGAGGAAGAAGCAGGAGGCCGAGcaacaaagaaaacagaaagtggaggaagagaagagaCGGCGCCTCGAGGAGATGAAATT GAAGCGTGAGGAGCGTCTGAGGAAGGCACTGCAGGCTCGCGAACGGGTGGAGCAGatggaagaggagaagaaaaagcGGATGGAACAGAAATTCTCTCAAAGTGAGGAGAAGACCGAGAAG GTGCGAGAAGAGAAGGTGGTAGAagaaaagatgaagaaaaaaatagcTAAGAAGACTGAAGTGGAGACCCGAAAACAGAAAGTGCTGCAGATG CATAGAAGAAGTGGACTGACTTTGCCTTCCCAGGAGGAGGATGAATGCAAGTTGCAGGAGCTCctgcagaagaggagagaggATGAACAGCAGGACAAAGGGAGGAAGATTGCGGAGCTGAAGAAACTGGCAGAGCAGCAACAGGTGGAACAGGCAAAGGAGAG GAGTCACAAACAGCAAGAGAAGGGGAAGGCCCTTCACCTGCAGATGGAACTGGCAGTGGttacagaggaggaggaaaaccaaAAGAAG GAGGAACAgagttcagaagagcaggaacggcaGCAACCACGGGAAAATAAAACCAAGCCACCTGAATCTGTTGCTATTGTTCCCAGTAAATGGCTGAATATAACAGTGGAG AAATCTCCTGTCTCTGACTCCTATCAAGGGCCCCCGTTAGGATCAAAAGAACACAGATTTCCCAAGGTAAATCCAAATAACTATGGGCTGGATCTGAACAGTGATGACTCCACAGATGATGAAAGCCAGCCCCGCAAGCCCATCCCTGTCTGGGCCACTG GGGCTCCGCTTAATCAAGCGGTTACATACCAATACTACAACCCTCCAAATATCGAGACA
- the LOC128837374 gene encoding inner centromere protein-like isoform X1: protein MAEGPTHLLEVCRQKLSEFLCNVEHKHLAWLREIEEEAMKMFDSNLSAEPELMPKTPSQKKYRRKKRSLSLKDENNELTRKRLSRRRSSLKPASSKQVSQRLRSKEGLEKPSDVHKGVDASFSTMRFHSKVEAEFSLPSEKVAKIPAILLVEERVSLTEISVDNHSGADLYLKRNRPEIIDQALEIISLSIDDQAPKKPKITELQPMSAALALVIPDTPEAKGTGEDRDAANFRIANTSTPKAAVNGEPGAESDVSAQGPEKELFQDLKDSTGTSTGSKSSRPSARRSQRGKSHKHRRTSLAEKYSLASKRESMIRKSISRAISKKKAARESSSASSHVSCHSSLEVFVDEDATSNVRPELEPNAESDKAPKHLQKTFIIPNEGSPVAEQSAQTEPLNGAEQQAERHLKKSGTSQSSGSKEQPQNAKPLEQPSSIRRQSYKQAVDELCNGQQLEDCDLSPSYGKTTSPASKTLASPSPANKVVRPFKHFLQTVQKNQLLVTPGSTGHSSVMKNLIKRNTPTRPDSKEKERQRLESLRKKQEAEQQRKQKVEEEKRRRLEEMKLKREERLRKALQARERVEQMEEEKKKRMEQKFSQSEEKTEKVREEKVVEEKMKKKIAKKTEVETRKQKVLQMHRRSGLTLPSQEEDECKLQELLQKRREDEQQDKGRKIAELKKLAEQQQVEQAKERSHKQQEKGKALHLQMELAVVTEEEENQKKEEQSSEEQERQQPRENKTKPPESVAIVPSKWLNITVEKSPVSDSYQGPPLGSKEHRFPKVNPNNYGLDLNSDDSTDDESQPRKPIPVWATGAPLNQAVTYQYYNPPNIETLFGLIISPKLEDIFYKNKPRYFKRTSSAVWHSPPLPGTKSTLGLPYNLKKY from the exons ATGGCGGAGGGTCCCACTCACCTGTTGGAGGTTTGCCGTCAGAAACTGTCCGAGTTCTTGTGTAATGTCGAGCACAAGCACTTGGCATGGCTCCGGGAAATTGAGGAGGAGGCCATGAAGATGTTCGATAG CAACTTGAGTGCTGAACCTGAGCTGATGCCCAAAACACCATCACAGAAGAAATACCGTAGGAAGAAGCGCTCCTTATCTCTTAAGGATGAGAACAATGAACTGACCAGAAAAAG GTTATCGAGAAGGAGAAGCAGCCTCAAGCCAGCATCCTCTAAGCAAGTTTCCCAAAGGCTCAGAAGCAAAGAGGGACTGGAAAAACCCAGTGATGTTCACAAGGGAGTCGATGCTTCTTTTTCAACAATGAGATTCCACTCCAAGGTTGAAGCAGAGTTTTCTCTTCCATCGGAGAAAGTGGCTAAGATACCAGCTATCTTGTTAGTAGAAGAGCGGGTTTCCTTGACAGAAATCAGTGTTGACAACCACAGTGGTGCTGACTTGTATTTGAAGAGGAATAGGCCTGAAATaatagaccaggccttggagatCATCTCCCTGAGTATTGATGACCAAGCTCCCAAGAAGCCTAAGATTACTGAACTTCAACCTATGTCTGCAGCCTTGGCACTGGTGATCCCTGACACTCCTGAGGCAAAGGGGACAGGAGAAGACCGGGATGCTGCCAACTTTAGAATAGCAAATACATCCACGCCAAAAGCTGCTGTAAATGGGGAGCCCGGAGCTGAGAGTGATGTTTCTGCTCAGGGGCCAGAAAAGGAGCTTTTCCAGGACTTAAAGGACAGCACAGGGACCTCAACAGGGTCCAAATCGAGCCGTCCCTCTGCACGCAGAAGCCAGAGGGGTAAGTCCCATAAGCACCGCAGGACCTCGCTAGCAGAGAAGTATTCTCTGGCCAGCAAAAGAGAGAGCATGATCCGGAAATCTATCAGCAGGGCTATCTCTAAGAAGAAGGCAGCTCGGGAGTCCTCTTCAGCCTCCAGCCATGTGAGCT GCCACAGCTCCCTGGAGGTATTTGTGGATGAAGATGCAACCAGCAATGTCAG GCCTGAACTGGAACCAAATGCTGAATCTGACAAG GCTCCAAAACACCTGCAGAAAACCTTCATTATTCCAAATGAAGGCAGCCCTGTTGCAGAACAGTCAGCTCAGACTGAACCACTGAATGGGGCAGAGCAGCAGGCAG AGCGCCATTTGAAAAAAAGTGGCACTTCTCAGAGCAGTGGGAGCAAGGAGCAGCCCCAGAATGCCAAGCCACTAGAACAGCCCTCGAGTATCCG GAGACAGAGTTATAAGCAAGCAGTGGATGAGCTATGTAATGGGCAGCAGCTAGAAGACTGTGACCTCTCTCCTTCATATGGTAAGACCACTTCTCCTGCAAGCAAGACTCTAGCCTCGCCCAGCCCAGCCAACAAG GTCGTACGTCCATTCAAACACTTTTTACAGACGGTGCAGAAGAACCAGCTGCTCGTGACCCCAGGGTCCACAGGGCACAGTAGTGTCATGAAAAACCTTATCAAACGCAACACTCCTACCCGACCGGATTCCAAG gaAAAGGAGCGGCAGCGGCTGGAGAGCCTGAGGAAGAAGCAGGAGGCCGAGcaacaaagaaaacagaaagtggaggaagagaagagaCGGCGCCTCGAGGAGATGAAATT GAAGCGTGAGGAGCGTCTGAGGAAGGCACTGCAGGCTCGCGAACGGGTGGAGCAGatggaagaggagaagaaaaagcGGATGGAACAGAAATTCTCTCAAAGTGAGGAGAAGACCGAGAAG GTGCGAGAAGAGAAGGTGGTAGAagaaaagatgaagaaaaaaatagcTAAGAAGACTGAAGTGGAGACCCGAAAACAGAAAGTGCTGCAGATG CATAGAAGAAGTGGACTGACTTTGCCTTCCCAGGAGGAGGATGAATGCAAGTTGCAGGAGCTCctgcagaagaggagagaggATGAACAGCAGGACAAAGGGAGGAAGATTGCGGAGCTGAAGAAACTGGCAGAGCAGCAACAGGTGGAACAGGCAAAGGAGAG GAGTCACAAACAGCAAGAGAAGGGGAAGGCCCTTCACCTGCAGATGGAACTGGCAGTGGttacagaggaggaggaaaaccaaAAGAAG GAGGAACAgagttcagaagagcaggaacggcaGCAACCACGGGAAAATAAAACCAAGCCACCTGAATCTGTTGCTATTGTTCCCAGTAAATGGCTGAATATAACAGTGGAG AAATCTCCTGTCTCTGACTCCTATCAAGGGCCCCCGTTAGGATCAAAAGAACACAGATTTCCCAAGGTAAATCCAAATAACTATGGGCTGGATCTGAACAGTGATGACTCCACAGATGATGAAAGCCAGCCCCGCAAGCCCATCCCTGTCTGGGCCACTG GGGCTCCGCTTAATCAAGCGGTTACATACCAATACTACAACCCTCCAAATATCGAGACA
- the LOC128837374 gene encoding inner centromere protein-like isoform X2, producing the protein MAEGPTHLLEVCRQKLSEFLCNVEHKHLAWLREIEEEAMKMFDSNLSAEPELMPKTPSQKKYRRKKRSLSLKDENNELTRKRLSRRRSSLKPASSKQVSQRLRSKEGLEKPSDVHKGVDASFSTMRFHSKVEAEFSLPSEKVAKIPAILLVEERVSLTEISVDNHSGADLYLKRNRPEIIDQALEIISLSIDDQAPKKPKITELQPMSAALALVIPDTPEAKGTGEDRDAANFRIANTSTPKAAVNGEPGAESDVSAQGPEKELFQDLKDSTGTSTGSKSSRPSARRSQRGKSHKHRRTSLAEKYSLASKRESMIRKSISRAISKKKAARESSSASSHVSCHSSLEVFVDEDATSNVRPELEPNAESDKAPKHLQKTFIIPNEGSPVAEQSAQTEPLNGAEQQAERHLKKSGTSQSSGSKEQPQNAKPLEQPSSIRRQSYKQAVDELCNGQQLEDCDLSPSYGKTTSPASKTLASPSPANKVVRPFKHFLQTVQKNQLLVTPGSTGHSSVMKNLIKRNTPTRPDSKEKERQRLESLRKKQEAEQQRKQKVEEEKRRRLEEMKLKREERLRKALQARERVEQMEEEKKKRMEQKFSQSEEKTEKVREEKVVEEKMKKKIAKKTEVETRKQKVLQMEEDECKLQELLQKRREDEQQDKGRKIAELKKLAEQQQVEQAKERSHKQQEKGKALHLQMELAVVTEEEENQKKEEQSSEEQERQQPRENKTKPPESVAIVPSKWLNITVEKSPVSDSYQGPPLGSKEHRFPKVNPNNYGLDLNSDDSTDDESQPRKPIPVWATGAPLNQAVTYQYYNPPNIETLFGLIISPKLEDIFYKNKPRYFKRTSSAVWHSPPLPGTKSTLGLPYNLKKY; encoded by the exons ATGGCGGAGGGTCCCACTCACCTGTTGGAGGTTTGCCGTCAGAAACTGTCCGAGTTCTTGTGTAATGTCGAGCACAAGCACTTGGCATGGCTCCGGGAAATTGAGGAGGAGGCCATGAAGATGTTCGATAG CAACTTGAGTGCTGAACCTGAGCTGATGCCCAAAACACCATCACAGAAGAAATACCGTAGGAAGAAGCGCTCCTTATCTCTTAAGGATGAGAACAATGAACTGACCAGAAAAAG GTTATCGAGAAGGAGAAGCAGCCTCAAGCCAGCATCCTCTAAGCAAGTTTCCCAAAGGCTCAGAAGCAAAGAGGGACTGGAAAAACCCAGTGATGTTCACAAGGGAGTCGATGCTTCTTTTTCAACAATGAGATTCCACTCCAAGGTTGAAGCAGAGTTTTCTCTTCCATCGGAGAAAGTGGCTAAGATACCAGCTATCTTGTTAGTAGAAGAGCGGGTTTCCTTGACAGAAATCAGTGTTGACAACCACAGTGGTGCTGACTTGTATTTGAAGAGGAATAGGCCTGAAATaatagaccaggccttggagatCATCTCCCTGAGTATTGATGACCAAGCTCCCAAGAAGCCTAAGATTACTGAACTTCAACCTATGTCTGCAGCCTTGGCACTGGTGATCCCTGACACTCCTGAGGCAAAGGGGACAGGAGAAGACCGGGATGCTGCCAACTTTAGAATAGCAAATACATCCACGCCAAAAGCTGCTGTAAATGGGGAGCCCGGAGCTGAGAGTGATGTTTCTGCTCAGGGGCCAGAAAAGGAGCTTTTCCAGGACTTAAAGGACAGCACAGGGACCTCAACAGGGTCCAAATCGAGCCGTCCCTCTGCACGCAGAAGCCAGAGGGGTAAGTCCCATAAGCACCGCAGGACCTCGCTAGCAGAGAAGTATTCTCTGGCCAGCAAAAGAGAGAGCATGATCCGGAAATCTATCAGCAGGGCTATCTCTAAGAAGAAGGCAGCTCGGGAGTCCTCTTCAGCCTCCAGCCATGTGAGCT GCCACAGCTCCCTGGAGGTATTTGTGGATGAAGATGCAACCAGCAATGTCAG GCCTGAACTGGAACCAAATGCTGAATCTGACAAG GCTCCAAAACACCTGCAGAAAACCTTCATTATTCCAAATGAAGGCAGCCCTGTTGCAGAACAGTCAGCTCAGACTGAACCACTGAATGGGGCAGAGCAGCAGGCAG AGCGCCATTTGAAAAAAAGTGGCACTTCTCAGAGCAGTGGGAGCAAGGAGCAGCCCCAGAATGCCAAGCCACTAGAACAGCCCTCGAGTATCCG GAGACAGAGTTATAAGCAAGCAGTGGATGAGCTATGTAATGGGCAGCAGCTAGAAGACTGTGACCTCTCTCCTTCATATGGTAAGACCACTTCTCCTGCAAGCAAGACTCTAGCCTCGCCCAGCCCAGCCAACAAG GTCGTACGTCCATTCAAACACTTTTTACAGACGGTGCAGAAGAACCAGCTGCTCGTGACCCCAGGGTCCACAGGGCACAGTAGTGTCATGAAAAACCTTATCAAACGCAACACTCCTACCCGACCGGATTCCAAG gaAAAGGAGCGGCAGCGGCTGGAGAGCCTGAGGAAGAAGCAGGAGGCCGAGcaacaaagaaaacagaaagtggaggaagagaagagaCGGCGCCTCGAGGAGATGAAATT GAAGCGTGAGGAGCGTCTGAGGAAGGCACTGCAGGCTCGCGAACGGGTGGAGCAGatggaagaggagaagaaaaagcGGATGGAACAGAAATTCTCTCAAAGTGAGGAGAAGACCGAGAAG GTGCGAGAAGAGAAGGTGGTAGAagaaaagatgaagaaaaaaatagcTAAGAAGACTGAAGTGGAGACCCGAAAACAGAAAGTGCTGCAGATG GAGGAGGATGAATGCAAGTTGCAGGAGCTCctgcagaagaggagagaggATGAACAGCAGGACAAAGGGAGGAAGATTGCGGAGCTGAAGAAACTGGCAGAGCAGCAACAGGTGGAACAGGCAAAGGAGAG GAGTCACAAACAGCAAGAGAAGGGGAAGGCCCTTCACCTGCAGATGGAACTGGCAGTGGttacagaggaggaggaaaaccaaAAGAAG GAGGAACAgagttcagaagagcaggaacggcaGCAACCACGGGAAAATAAAACCAAGCCACCTGAATCTGTTGCTATTGTTCCCAGTAAATGGCTGAATATAACAGTGGAG AAATCTCCTGTCTCTGACTCCTATCAAGGGCCCCCGTTAGGATCAAAAGAACACAGATTTCCCAAGGTAAATCCAAATAACTATGGGCTGGATCTGAACAGTGATGACTCCACAGATGATGAAAGCCAGCCCCGCAAGCCCATCCCTGTCTGGGCCACTG GGGCTCCGCTTAATCAAGCGGTTACATACCAATACTACAACCCTCCAAATATCGAGACA
- the LOC128837374 gene encoding inner centromere protein-like isoform X4 — protein MAEGPTHLLEVCRQKLSEFLCNVEHKHLAWLREIEEEAMKMFDSNLSAEPELMPKTPSQKKYRRKKRSLSLKDENNELTRKRLSRRRSSLKPASSKQVSQRLRSKEGLEKPSDVHKGVDASFSTMRFHSKVEAEFSLPSEKVAKIPAILLVEERVSLTEISVDNHSGADLYLKRNRPEIIDQALEIISLSIDDQAPKKPKITELQPMSAALALVIPDTPEAKGTGEDRDAANFRIANTSTPKAAVNGEPGAESDVSAQGPEKELFQDLKDSTGTSTGSKSSRPSARRSQRGKSHKHRRTSLAEKYSLASKRESMIRKSISRAISKKKAARESSSASSHVSCHSSLEVFVDEDATSNVRPELEPNAESDKAPKHLQKTFIIPNEGSPVAEQSAQTEPLNGAEQQAERHLKKSGTSQSSGSKEQPQNAKPLEQPSSIRRQSYKQAVDELCNGQQLEDCDLSPSYGKTTSPASKTLASPSPANKVVRPFKHFLQTVQKNQLLVTPGSTGHSSVMKNLIKRNTPTRPDSKEKERQRLESLRKKQEAEQQRKQKVEEEKRRRLEEMKLKREERLRKALQARERVEQMEEEKKKRMEQKFSQSEEKTEKVREEKVVEEKMKKKIAKKTEVETRKQKVLQMHRRSGLTLPSQEEDECKLQELLQKRREDEQQDKGRKIAELKKLAEQQQVEQAKERRNRVQKSRNGSNHGKIKPSHLNLLLLFPVNG, from the exons ATGGCGGAGGGTCCCACTCACCTGTTGGAGGTTTGCCGTCAGAAACTGTCCGAGTTCTTGTGTAATGTCGAGCACAAGCACTTGGCATGGCTCCGGGAAATTGAGGAGGAGGCCATGAAGATGTTCGATAG CAACTTGAGTGCTGAACCTGAGCTGATGCCCAAAACACCATCACAGAAGAAATACCGTAGGAAGAAGCGCTCCTTATCTCTTAAGGATGAGAACAATGAACTGACCAGAAAAAG GTTATCGAGAAGGAGAAGCAGCCTCAAGCCAGCATCCTCTAAGCAAGTTTCCCAAAGGCTCAGAAGCAAAGAGGGACTGGAAAAACCCAGTGATGTTCACAAGGGAGTCGATGCTTCTTTTTCAACAATGAGATTCCACTCCAAGGTTGAAGCAGAGTTTTCTCTTCCATCGGAGAAAGTGGCTAAGATACCAGCTATCTTGTTAGTAGAAGAGCGGGTTTCCTTGACAGAAATCAGTGTTGACAACCACAGTGGTGCTGACTTGTATTTGAAGAGGAATAGGCCTGAAATaatagaccaggccttggagatCATCTCCCTGAGTATTGATGACCAAGCTCCCAAGAAGCCTAAGATTACTGAACTTCAACCTATGTCTGCAGCCTTGGCACTGGTGATCCCTGACACTCCTGAGGCAAAGGGGACAGGAGAAGACCGGGATGCTGCCAACTTTAGAATAGCAAATACATCCACGCCAAAAGCTGCTGTAAATGGGGAGCCCGGAGCTGAGAGTGATGTTTCTGCTCAGGGGCCAGAAAAGGAGCTTTTCCAGGACTTAAAGGACAGCACAGGGACCTCAACAGGGTCCAAATCGAGCCGTCCCTCTGCACGCAGAAGCCAGAGGGGTAAGTCCCATAAGCACCGCAGGACCTCGCTAGCAGAGAAGTATTCTCTGGCCAGCAAAAGAGAGAGCATGATCCGGAAATCTATCAGCAGGGCTATCTCTAAGAAGAAGGCAGCTCGGGAGTCCTCTTCAGCCTCCAGCCATGTGAGCT GCCACAGCTCCCTGGAGGTATTTGTGGATGAAGATGCAACCAGCAATGTCAG GCCTGAACTGGAACCAAATGCTGAATCTGACAAG GCTCCAAAACACCTGCAGAAAACCTTCATTATTCCAAATGAAGGCAGCCCTGTTGCAGAACAGTCAGCTCAGACTGAACCACTGAATGGGGCAGAGCAGCAGGCAG AGCGCCATTTGAAAAAAAGTGGCACTTCTCAGAGCAGTGGGAGCAAGGAGCAGCCCCAGAATGCCAAGCCACTAGAACAGCCCTCGAGTATCCG GAGACAGAGTTATAAGCAAGCAGTGGATGAGCTATGTAATGGGCAGCAGCTAGAAGACTGTGACCTCTCTCCTTCATATGGTAAGACCACTTCTCCTGCAAGCAAGACTCTAGCCTCGCCCAGCCCAGCCAACAAG GTCGTACGTCCATTCAAACACTTTTTACAGACGGTGCAGAAGAACCAGCTGCTCGTGACCCCAGGGTCCACAGGGCACAGTAGTGTCATGAAAAACCTTATCAAACGCAACACTCCTACCCGACCGGATTCCAAG gaAAAGGAGCGGCAGCGGCTGGAGAGCCTGAGGAAGAAGCAGGAGGCCGAGcaacaaagaaaacagaaagtggaggaagagaagagaCGGCGCCTCGAGGAGATGAAATT GAAGCGTGAGGAGCGTCTGAGGAAGGCACTGCAGGCTCGCGAACGGGTGGAGCAGatggaagaggagaagaaaaagcGGATGGAACAGAAATTCTCTCAAAGTGAGGAGAAGACCGAGAAG GTGCGAGAAGAGAAGGTGGTAGAagaaaagatgaagaaaaaaatagcTAAGAAGACTGAAGTGGAGACCCGAAAACAGAAAGTGCTGCAGATG CATAGAAGAAGTGGACTGACTTTGCCTTCCCAGGAGGAGGATGAATGCAAGTTGCAGGAGCTCctgcagaagaggagagaggATGAACAGCAGGACAAAGGGAGGAAGATTGCGGAGCTGAAGAAACTGGCAGAGCAGCAACAGGTGGAACAGGCAAAGGAGAG GAGGAACAgagttcagaagagcaggaacggcaGCAACCACGGGAAAATAAAACCAAGCCACCTGAATCTGTTGCTATTGTTCCCAGTAAATGGCTGA